The Blastopirellula marina genome includes a region encoding these proteins:
- a CDS encoding DUF1559 domain-containing protein, producing the protein MKRREGFTLVELLVVIAIIGVLVGLLLPAVQQAREAARRMQCTNSLKQLGLAAHSYHGTYDAFPPSWDSRGGWSGLARLLPFIEQANLEAAIDWGTPYSVYQSDGAAGNVLRSGTPLPAIELDMFKCPSEVNLRAVDATGDGIPDYFPSNYALCHGTFFVYNGSNSGDGAFGPNRYTRIAEFQTDGTSNTMGMSEVNSFTLFSSGSRTYDSSSGIPALADMAGVINTNVSSSSSNYGHTQWVSGNVLQTGYTAFFTPNTIFNIDGRLQPADFVNNPEGESDVADNPCMAAVTARSFHPGVVNVTFMDGSVSKVTETVDLYVYRAIATRFGGEVVERNKL; encoded by the coding sequence ATGAAACGTCGCGAGGGCTTCACACTCGTCGAGTTGTTAGTTGTTATCGCCATCATTGGCGTGTTGGTCGGTTTGCTGTTGCCCGCAGTTCAGCAAGCGCGAGAAGCCGCTCGGCGTATGCAGTGCACCAACAGTCTCAAACAGTTAGGGCTTGCTGCGCACAGTTATCACGGCACATACGATGCGTTTCCACCCTCCTGGGATAGCCGGGGGGGATGGTCGGGCTTGGCCCGGCTGTTGCCTTTTATCGAACAAGCGAATCTTGAGGCGGCTATCGATTGGGGAACGCCCTATTCTGTCTACCAATCGGACGGCGCGGCTGGCAACGTGTTGCGTTCCGGCACTCCCTTGCCGGCGATCGAGCTGGACATGTTTAAGTGTCCTTCAGAAGTGAATTTGCGTGCGGTTGATGCAACCGGGGATGGGATTCCTGACTATTTCCCATCAAACTACGCCCTCTGTCATGGAACTTTCTTCGTCTACAACGGCAGTAACAGCGGCGATGGTGCGTTTGGGCCCAATCGTTACACCCGAATTGCCGAGTTCCAAACCGATGGGACGAGCAACACGATGGGCATGTCTGAGGTCAACTCGTTCACACTCTTTAGCAGTGGTTCCCGAACCTACGACAGTTCATCTGGGATTCCAGCCCTGGCAGATATGGCCGGCGTGATCAATACGAACGTCAGTTCCAGTTCCTCGAACTATGGGCACACGCAATGGGTTTCTGGCAATGTGCTTCAAACCGGTTACACAGCATTCTTTACGCCAAATACGATCTTCAATATCGACGGGCGTTTGCAGCCGGCAGACTTCGTCAACAATCCGGAAGGTGAATCCGATGTTGCGGACAATCCTTGCATGGCCGCTGTTACCGCACGCAGCTTTCACCCTGGCGTGGTCAATGTGACTTTCATGGATGGAAGCGTGAGCAAGGTGACAGAAACCGTTGACCTCTACGTTTACCGGGCAATTGCCACTCGCTTCGGGGGTGAGGTCGTCGAGCGGAACAAGTTGTAA
- a CDS encoding ABC transporter ATP-binding protein: MASVETQPQSTAPSSNNEVIIETRNLTKIYRDFWGRQKVRALKALDLEVRRGEIFGLLGPNGSGKSTTMKLLLGLLFPTSGQALVFGQDPSSIATKERIGYLPEESYLYRFLDARETLNFYGQLFNMPADVRHRRVNELIEMVGLKWAERRQLKEYSKGMTRRIGLAQALINDPELIFLDEPTTGLDPIGIREMKDLILRLRDEGKTVLVTSHQLADLQDVADRIAILHQGELKELGRVDALLKVSEETQIRAKGVSEQAKAEIMAILEREHAENISVENPTTTLEELFLNIVRESEARPGRRAGSDQS; this comes from the coding sequence ATGGCATCGGTAGAAACTCAACCGCAATCGACCGCTCCCTCGTCCAACAACGAAGTCATCATCGAAACGCGCAATCTGACGAAGATTTATCGCGATTTCTGGGGCCGCCAGAAGGTGCGAGCGCTGAAAGCACTCGACCTGGAGGTTCGCCGAGGTGAGATCTTTGGTCTTCTTGGGCCCAACGGTTCTGGCAAATCGACCACAATGAAACTGCTTCTGGGGCTCTTGTTCCCCACCAGCGGTCAGGCATTGGTCTTCGGTCAAGATCCGTCCAGCATCGCCACCAAGGAACGCATCGGGTATCTGCCGGAAGAGTCGTATCTCTACCGCTTTCTGGACGCCCGCGAAACGCTCAACTTCTACGGTCAACTTTTCAACATGCCGGCTGATGTTCGCCATCGCCGAGTGAATGAACTGATCGAGATGGTTGGCTTGAAATGGGCCGAACGCCGTCAGTTGAAAGAGTACTCCAAAGGTATGACCCGTCGTATCGGCCTGGCACAGGCTTTGATCAACGACCCGGAATTGATCTTTCTGGACGAACCAACCACCGGTTTGGACCCAATCGGTATCCGCGAAATGAAGGACTTGATCCTGAGGCTTCGCGACGAAGGTAAAACCGTTCTGGTTACCAGCCACCAACTTGCCGACCTGCAAGACGTGGCCGATCGAATCGCGATTTTGCACCAAGGTGAACTGAAAGAATTGGGTCGCGTGGATGCCTTGCTGAAGGTGAGTGAAGAAACCCAGATTCGTGCGAAAGGGGTCAGCGAGCAAGCCAAGGCCGAAATCATGGCTATTCTCGAACGAGAACACGCCGAGAATATCTCGGTCGAGAATCCCACAACGACCTTGGAAGAACTGTTCCTCAATATCGTTCGCGAGAGCGAGGCCCGACCTGGCCGCCGAGCCGGTTCGGATCAGTCCTAA
- a CDS encoding ABC transporter permease — protein sequence MGIEDNIQSLSQWLLPIPGQQLGGLLTFLIALVILIVCGLIFGFAVSVFRNGPFEAFYAVFGTAVKAVPEMLSISPRRVWAMTWLAIQEAIRKKVLIIFAIFLLVLLVAGWYINPSAEQPVRLYLTFVLTFPKWLVLLLVIGLSVFSLPDDIKSRTIYTIFTKPVLPSEIFLGRLFGFVAVGTGVLVVMAVLSYVFLMQGLQHTHYINANDLVAGENGTLIGETTESEGHKHTVTIYPEGDGETDRVHEHRHSIVTNEGAGPEEKYVVQGPSDMFQARVRHIGSVRFLDRSGKNTSEKGINVGKEWEYFSYIEGGTFGAAVFTFEDINESMLNSEGQLPVEFNISVFRTYKGTITEGIRGNYYFKNPETGARSIAIPFTAKEESDLQYIPRTLSNFKSDPSQPTLDLLDDLTTEDNGRLELWIQCVEPGQYYGVAQNTVYILEDNRSFMMNYIKCYIGIWFQVVLVITFGLVFSTFLNGPVALLGSFLALGYGSIATAVRGLARNVIFGENTGWYGGGPAEAMVRLFQQKNIMTELGDYTWVKVIQSIDMAFAFMIYAFVNMLPDYSMFDTMGFVVDGYNIPTAVVLEQLVTVIGFLVALVGVGYFFLKSKEIAS from the coding sequence ATGGGGATTGAAGATAATATCCAGTCATTGAGCCAGTGGCTTCTTCCCATTCCTGGCCAGCAACTGGGGGGACTTCTAACCTTCTTGATTGCCCTGGTCATTCTGATCGTTTGCGGATTGATCTTCGGGTTTGCGGTTTCCGTTTTTCGTAACGGCCCATTCGAAGCCTTCTACGCCGTTTTCGGTACCGCCGTGAAGGCTGTGCCCGAAATGTTGTCGATTTCGCCACGACGTGTCTGGGCAATGACTTGGCTGGCAATTCAAGAAGCGATCCGGAAGAAGGTGCTGATTATCTTCGCAATCTTCCTTCTGGTTTTGCTGGTTGCTGGTTGGTACATCAATCCGAGCGCTGAGCAGCCCGTTCGCCTATATCTGACATTTGTGCTGACGTTCCCCAAGTGGCTGGTGCTTCTGCTGGTCATTGGTTTGAGCGTTTTCAGCTTGCCCGACGATATCAAAAGCCGCACGATCTACACCATTTTCACCAAGCCAGTGCTTCCGAGTGAAATCTTCTTGGGGCGTTTATTTGGCTTCGTGGCGGTGGGAACAGGCGTGCTGGTGGTGATGGCCGTGTTGTCCTATGTATTTCTCATGCAGGGGCTACAGCACACGCATTACATCAATGCAAACGACTTAGTCGCTGGCGAGAACGGCACTCTGATCGGCGAAACGACTGAATCGGAAGGGCACAAGCACACCGTGACCATCTACCCCGAAGGGGATGGTGAAACTGATCGTGTGCACGAACACCGCCACTCGATCGTAACCAACGAAGGTGCTGGACCAGAAGAAAAGTATGTTGTCCAAGGTCCGTCCGATATGTTCCAGGCCCGCGTCCGCCATATCGGTTCGGTTCGCTTCTTGGATCGTTCCGGGAAGAACACCTCGGAAAAAGGTATCAATGTCGGTAAGGAATGGGAATACTTCAGCTACATCGAAGGAGGGACCTTCGGCGCAGCAGTCTTCACATTTGAAGACATCAACGAATCGATGCTCAACAGCGAAGGCCAGTTGCCGGTCGAATTCAACATCAGCGTTTTCCGAACCTACAAAGGTACAATCACCGAAGGTATTCGAGGTAACTACTACTTTAAGAATCCCGAGACCGGTGCCCGCAGCATTGCGATTCCATTCACGGCGAAGGAAGAATCGGATCTGCAGTACATTCCTCGCACGCTGTCCAACTTTAAGTCCGATCCTTCGCAGCCAACACTCGACCTGTTGGACGATCTGACGACCGAAGACAACGGACGTTTGGAGCTGTGGATTCAGTGTGTCGAACCGGGGCAGTACTACGGTGTGGCTCAAAACACGGTTTACATCCTGGAAGACAATCGCAGCTTCATGATGAACTATATCAAGTGCTACATCGGCATTTGGTTCCAGGTCGTTCTGGTCATTACCTTCGGGCTCGTGTTCAGCACGTTCCTGAATGGCCCCGTCGCATTGCTCGGTTCGTTCCTAGCCCTTGGCTACGGTAGCATCGCCACAGCTGTCCGCGGATTGGCAAGAAATGTGATCTTCGGCGAAAACACCGGTTGGTACGGTGGTGGCCCGGCGGAAGCGATGGTCCGCCTATTCCAACAGAAGAACATCATGACCGAATTAGGTGACTACACCTGGGTGAAGGTCATACAATCCATCGATATGGCGTTTGCCTTCATGATCTATGCGTTTGTCAACATGTTGCCTGACTACAGCATGTTCGACACGATGGGCTTCGTCGTTGATGGCTACAACATTCCGACGGCCGTGGTCTTAGAGCAGCTGGTCACCGTGATCGGCTTCTTGGTCGCCCTGGTCGGAGTGGGTTACTTCTTTCTGAAATCGAAAGAAATCGCATCATGA
- a CDS encoding class I SAM-dependent methyltransferase: MTVSQFDSPDPEPGYQVYSRRTLSWYDTIVHRFSNRWLWNCPTENLKQWFDRHVSSNHLDVGVGTGYFLKQSTKLVPGCRLGLLDANPNCLEAAASRVAELKPEVFQANLAESFAERFDPYESLSLMYVLHCLPGAIPFRRRVLQHCVASVIPGGRLFGATILGQPQPMGWWGRLAMEKYNRKGIFGNLNDTLDRMQEVLSESLADVQTEQIGSVVLFAGVRP, translated from the coding sequence ATGACTGTTTCCCAATTTGACTCTCCCGATCCAGAGCCAGGCTACCAGGTTTATAGCCGCCGAACTTTGTCTTGGTATGACACCATTGTCCACCGATTTTCCAATCGCTGGCTTTGGAATTGTCCGACAGAGAATCTGAAGCAGTGGTTTGATCGACACGTATCTTCCAATCATCTCGATGTTGGTGTGGGGACGGGCTATTTTCTCAAGCAATCGACGAAGCTTGTGCCTGGGTGCCGGTTAGGTTTGCTTGATGCGAATCCGAATTGCTTGGAAGCGGCGGCTTCGCGAGTTGCCGAACTGAAGCCCGAAGTGTTCCAGGCAAATCTGGCGGAATCGTTCGCGGAGCGGTTTGATCCGTATGAATCCCTTTCGCTGATGTACGTGCTGCACTGTTTACCTGGAGCCATCCCGTTTAGACGACGCGTCCTTCAGCACTGCGTGGCCAGCGTGATCCCAGGTGGCCGACTATTCGGTGCAACCATTCTGGGACAGCCTCAGCCGATGGGATGGTGGGGACGTTTGGCAATGGAGAAATACAACCGAAAAGGCATCTTTGGTAACCTCAACGACACGCTCGACCGGATGCAAGAGGTCTTATCTGAATCGCTCGCTGACGTGCAGACAGAGCAGATCGGCTCTGTCGTCTTGTTCGCTGGCGTTCGGCCCTAA
- a CDS encoding glycosyltransferase family 2 protein, with product MTATLLEQPQSNHAQAWEPTVDHSTDSFDLVPWEFRLAETQEFADELTAEQSDRQCGLDYALPHEFKLSVIVPVYNEEDTIATIVSRLMQLPFRTEIVIVEDGSTDGTRDVLTRLAHFCDLKILYHQRNQGKGAAIRTAIPNVTGDIVVIQDADFEYDPKDLIQVIRPLVNGDADVSYGSRYLGNHSQVKKSSFLHRLGNQVLTCLSNCVTGLHLTDMETCYKAFPRSIIQRITIQQNRFGFEPEITAKLAKRRYRFQECPIHYHARNWSEGKEIGWKDAISTLWCIFRYRFID from the coding sequence ATGACTGCCACTTTGCTCGAACAGCCCCAATCCAATCACGCACAAGCCTGGGAACCAACGGTCGATCACTCTACCGATTCATTTGATTTGGTTCCTTGGGAGTTCCGCCTAGCCGAAACACAGGAGTTTGCCGACGAACTAACCGCTGAGCAGTCGGATCGCCAGTGCGGACTCGATTACGCCCTGCCGCATGAGTTCAAGCTTTCGGTGATCGTTCCGGTTTACAACGAAGAAGACACCATCGCGACCATTGTGAGTCGGCTGATGCAGCTTCCATTCCGCACCGAGATCGTCATTGTGGAAGATGGCAGTACCGACGGCACGCGAGACGTTTTGACGCGTCTCGCTCACTTTTGTGATCTGAAGATTCTCTACCACCAACGCAACCAAGGCAAAGGAGCGGCAATCCGCACGGCGATTCCCAACGTGACCGGTGACATCGTGGTGATCCAGGATGCGGACTTCGAATATGACCCCAAGGACCTGATTCAGGTGATCCGTCCTCTGGTCAACGGAGATGCCGATGTTTCATACGGTTCGCGTTACTTAGGCAATCATTCGCAAGTCAAAAAGTCATCCTTCCTCCATCGTTTGGGCAATCAAGTTTTGACCTGCCTATCGAACTGTGTCACAGGACTTCATCTGACCGACATGGAAACCTGCTACAAGGCTTTTCCACGCTCAATTATCCAGCGAATTACGATTCAGCAGAATCGCTTTGGCTTCGAGCCGGAGATCACTGCCAAACTGGCCAAGCGGCGATACCGCTTCCAGGAATGCCCCATCCATTACCATGCTCGTAACTGGTCGGAAGGTAAGGAAATCGGCTGGAAAGACGCGATCTCGACCCTGTGGTGCATCTTCCGCTACCGATTCATCGACTAA
- the ilvB gene encoding biosynthetic-type acetolactate synthase large subunit: protein MLGADIMIESLVRHGVEVLFAYPGGCSMPLHQALTRYKDKIRTILPRHEQGGCFAAQGLARSTGKVGAVMATSGPGATNLVTAIADAKLDSIPLVAISAQVPRAVIGSDAFQETPIVEVCRGITKHHYLVTDIHDLTRIMKEAFHIATTGRPGPVLIDIPKDVQLEQCVPDWDCKMNLPGYNIQPRVAAPEQIRQVAAAIKRAKRPVIYAGGGIITSEASAELRELVEKTGIPITMTVMGLGAYPNADPLSLDMLGMHGTVYSNVAVSECDLLIGLGVRFDDRVTGKLSEFAKDAKIVHIDIDPSELNKNKQAHIPIVSDLKPALKMLNEVVEAPEDISDWVKHCQKLKKDDPLSYNKDFDGILQQHAIAELSRITQDRETIISVGVGQHQMWAAQFYQFKNPRTWLSSSGLGTMGFGLPAAMGAQAANPDALCIDIEGDGSFLMNIQELATCYCEKLPVKVLLVNNQHLGMVVQWEDRFMSGNRAHTYLGPIHHDEWEGKGSDIYPAERYPDFVQIAKGFGCGGATISKKSELLPALEEMIAYDGPYVLDVAVPYQEHVLPMIPSGMTVKDMIKS from the coding sequence ATGCTGGGCGCCGACATTATGATCGAATCGCTGGTACGACATGGTGTAGAAGTACTCTTCGCCTATCCCGGCGGTTGCAGCATGCCGCTGCACCAAGCATTGACCCGTTACAAAGACAAGATCCGTACAATCTTACCCCGTCATGAGCAGGGTGGTTGTTTTGCCGCGCAGGGCTTGGCTCGTAGTACTGGCAAAGTTGGTGCCGTGATGGCAACAAGCGGTCCCGGTGCGACAAACTTGGTAACGGCGATTGCCGATGCCAAGCTCGATAGCATTCCTTTGGTCGCGATCAGCGCCCAGGTTCCCCGAGCCGTCATCGGCTCGGATGCGTTTCAAGAAACGCCGATCGTGGAAGTTTGTCGTGGTATCACCAAGCATCATTACTTGGTGACCGATATTCATGACCTGACTCGGATCATGAAAGAAGCGTTCCACATTGCCACAACCGGTCGTCCTGGCCCTGTGTTGATTGATATTCCGAAGGACGTTCAGTTGGAACAATGCGTTCCCGATTGGGACTGCAAAATGAACCTGCCGGGCTACAACATCCAGCCCCGCGTTGCAGCTCCCGAGCAAATTCGTCAAGTGGCAGCCGCCATCAAACGGGCTAAGCGTCCCGTCATTTATGCTGGAGGTGGAATCATCACCTCCGAAGCTTCTGCCGAGCTTCGCGAATTGGTCGAAAAGACCGGAATTCCGATCACGATGACCGTGATGGGCCTGGGAGCTTACCCCAACGCCGATCCGCTGTCGCTCGACATGCTCGGTATGCACGGCACCGTCTACTCAAACGTGGCGGTTAGTGAGTGCGACTTGCTGATTGGTCTGGGTGTTCGTTTCGACGACCGCGTGACTGGCAAGCTGTCGGAATTCGCTAAAGACGCCAAGATCGTCCATATCGATATCGATCCGAGCGAGCTAAATAAGAACAAGCAAGCTCACATTCCCATCGTCAGCGACTTGAAGCCTGCCCTCAAGATGCTGAACGAAGTGGTGGAAGCCCCTGAGGATATCTCGGATTGGGTCAAGCATTGCCAGAAGCTGAAGAAGGACGATCCGTTATCCTACAACAAGGACTTCGACGGTATCCTCCAACAGCATGCGATCGCTGAACTTTCGCGCATTACGCAAGATCGAGAAACCATCATTTCCGTGGGCGTCGGTCAGCACCAAATGTGGGCTGCTCAGTTCTATCAGTTCAAGAATCCTCGCACTTGGCTTTCCAGCAGTGGCTTGGGAACGATGGGCTTCGGCCTGCCGGCTGCGATGGGTGCTCAAGCCGCTAATCCCGATGCATTGTGTATCGACATTGAAGGGGACGGCAGTTTCCTGATGAACATTCAGGAACTGGCAACTTGCTACTGCGAAAAGCTGCCTGTGAAGGTGTTACTGGTCAACAACCAGCACCTGGGTATGGTGGTTCAATGGGAAGATCGCTTCATGTCCGGCAACCGGGCACACACTTACCTGGGCCCGATCCATCATGATGAATGGGAAGGTAAGGGAAGCGACATCTACCCGGCGGAACGCTACCCTGACTTCGTCCAAATCGCCAAGGGCTTCGGCTGTGGCGGAGCGACGATCAGCAAAAAGAGCGAGTTACTTCCCGCGCTAGAAGAAATGATCGCTTACGACGGCCCGTACGTCCTGGACGTCGCCGTTCCTTACCAGGAACACGTGCTGCCCATGATCCCAAGCGGTATGACCGTGAAAGACATGATCAAGTCGTAA
- a CDS encoding RNA polymerase sigma factor RpoD/SigA has translation MATKTKRSETEFDDFESVQSPLETYLREINETALLSAKEERELAQAIGNGDVAARDRMVRANLRLVVNIARGYTGKGLGLQDLIEEGNLGLLRAVEGFDPAMGTRFSTYASYWIKQSIKRALINCAKTIRIPAYMVELLSKWRRATNRLTEELGRTPTPEEIARVLGLQKKKLPIIKKAIRIYNSTPQTDQTDNGWSLGEMVTDERLKNPEEELVEHDDLKHVREMLKTMDGRESTVLKMRFGLHGEEPHTLKEIGEKLGLTRERVRQIETEALNRLAEGLQDPRERMLEGPIRRRGVRK, from the coding sequence ATGGCCACGAAGACCAAACGGAGCGAAACGGAGTTCGATGATTTCGAATCCGTGCAAAGTCCGCTCGAAACCTACCTGCGTGAAATCAATGAAACGGCCCTCTTGTCCGCCAAAGAGGAACGTGAACTTGCCCAGGCCATTGGCAATGGAGACGTCGCAGCGCGCGATCGAATGGTTCGTGCGAACTTACGATTGGTCGTGAACATCGCTCGCGGCTATACCGGCAAAGGGCTGGGACTGCAAGACCTGATCGAAGAAGGCAACCTTGGACTCTTGCGTGCGGTCGAAGGCTTTGATCCTGCGATGGGGACTCGTTTCAGTACCTATGCCAGTTATTGGATTAAACAGTCGATCAAACGAGCGCTGATCAATTGTGCTAAGACGATTCGCATTCCAGCTTACATGGTCGAGTTGCTCTCGAAGTGGCGTCGAGCAACTAACCGTTTGACGGAAGAACTGGGTCGAACCCCGACTCCGGAAGAAATCGCTCGCGTGCTCGGCTTACAGAAGAAGAAGCTGCCGATCATCAAGAAGGCGATCCGCATCTACAACAGCACTCCGCAAACGGACCAAACGGACAACGGCTGGTCGCTGGGCGAGATGGTAACCGACGAACGGCTGAAGAATCCGGAAGAGGAACTGGTCGAACACGATGACCTGAAGCACGTTCGCGAGATGCTCAAAACGATGGACGGACGTGAGTCGACCGTTTTGAAGATGCGATTTGGCCTGCACGGGGAAGAGCCTCACACGCTGAAGGAAATCGGCGAAAAGCTGGGCCTCACCCGCGAACGCGTCCGCCAGATCGAGACGGAAGCGTTGAACCGTTTAGCCGAAGGACTTCAAGATCCTCGCGAGCGAATGCTGGAAGGTCCTATCCGTCGACGTGGCGTGCGAAAATAA
- a CDS encoding macro domain-containing protein translates to MNFIKLWLIHPNEKMCQAFRSRFASLPEVRVIQARMEELEPHDCFVTAANSFGIMTAGIDAAVIGYFGEELMQRVQLRIMNDYLGEQPVGSAFLIETHHTAIPYLCHAPTMRVPGGIDGTDKVYMATWAALLAVYQHNVSNQRKIETVAFPAFGAGFGGVAYDEAARQMAAAYDHFLNPPHRLDWDWVARRQKAICYDGKRQVVRG, encoded by the coding sequence ATGAACTTCATCAAACTTTGGCTCATTCACCCGAATGAGAAGATGTGCCAGGCATTTCGCAGCCGTTTTGCGAGTTTGCCTGAGGTGCGAGTCATCCAAGCTCGCATGGAAGAACTTGAGCCCCACGACTGCTTTGTCACCGCGGCTAACTCATTTGGAATCATGACCGCTGGCATCGACGCGGCGGTAATCGGTTACTTCGGAGAAGAACTCATGCAGCGAGTTCAACTCCGCATTATGAACGACTATCTCGGCGAACAGCCGGTCGGTTCGGCGTTTCTGATCGAAACCCATCACACGGCCATCCCCTATCTCTGCCATGCTCCAACCATGCGGGTGCCTGGCGGGATCGACGGCACCGACAAGGTCTACATGGCAACCTGGGCAGCTCTGCTGGCCGTCTATCAGCACAACGTAAGTAACCAGCGTAAGATCGAGACGGTCGCCTTTCCTGCGTTCGGTGCTGGCTTTGGGGGCGTAGCGTATGATGAAGCCGCTCGCCAGATGGCGGCGGCCTATGATCACTTCCTCAATCCGCCGCATCGACTCGATTGGGACTGGGTAGCACGGCGCCAAAAAGCAATCTGCTACGACGGTAAACGCCAAGTAGTCCGAGGTTAA
- a CDS encoding secondary thiamine-phosphate synthase enzyme YjbQ, with amino-acid sequence MNWIQKEISVRARRRGFHLITREVLSELPELGEFHVGLLHVFIQHTSASLSINENADPDVQTDLEMAFSKIAPESFPYVHTMEGPDDMPAHIKAAMLGSSVTIPITDGQLNLGTWQGIYLCEHRDRASNRRLVLTIQGARN; translated from the coding sequence ATGAACTGGATCCAGAAGGAAATAAGTGTCCGCGCGCGGCGCCGCGGGTTTCATTTAATCACTCGCGAGGTGCTCTCAGAGTTGCCCGAATTAGGGGAGTTCCATGTTGGTCTATTGCACGTTTTTATTCAGCACACGTCCGCCAGTCTCAGTATCAACGAGAATGCCGATCCCGATGTACAGACCGATTTGGAGATGGCATTCTCGAAAATAGCTCCGGAAAGCTTTCCGTACGTCCACACGATGGAAGGGCCAGACGATATGCCGGCGCATATTAAAGCGGCGATGCTCGGCAGCAGCGTGACGATTCCGATTACCGATGGCCAGCTGAATCTCGGGACATGGCAAGGAATCTATCTTTGCGAACACCGTGATCGTGCTAGCAATCGTCGGTTAGTTCTCACCATTCAAGGCGCGCGGAATTAA
- a CDS encoding carbon storage regulator, with translation MLVLSRKEGEKLRLGDEILITVVKVGADKVRLGIQAPSNLLILRDELDTHDQIEAEEEERITLVFTAEVDQLAAKTLRIAA, from the coding sequence ATGCTAGTGCTTTCCCGCAAGGAAGGTGAGAAACTTCGGCTTGGCGACGAGATCTTGATAACCGTGGTCAAGGTCGGAGCCGATAAGGTTCGCTTGGGTATTCAGGCGCCCTCGAACCTGCTCATTCTTCGGGACGAACTCGACACGCACGATCAAATCGAGGCGGAAGAAGAGGAACGCATAACACTGGTCTTCACGGCAGAGGTGGACCAGTTGGCCGCGAAAACGCTGAGAATTGCGGCCTGA
- a CDS encoding PmoA family protein produces the protein MIRTLTLLLVTAFASTCVAQTYEIVEDDDGLTVHFDGKLLTRYLTKSGTKPILYPLLGPDGLPLTRRYPIESLGDHEKNDHIHHRSVWFTHGKVNGTDFWLESEKEGGKIIHEKFEKVTDGETAQIVAVNRWEDPEGNVVCRDRRSLTFGQDEGRQYIDYDVTVMAGDEPVTFGDTKEGTFGMRLAGTMKVDAKMGGTIVNDKGVKNKDAWGKASAWVDYYGPVKDKTVGVAILNHPSSYGYPTYWHVRTYGLFAANPFGVHDFVGKDKPAGDHTIEPGKEMNLRYRVLIHEGTTEDADIPAAFARYEKVKK, from the coding sequence ATGATCCGGACGTTAACCCTTTTGCTTGTAACGGCTTTCGCATCCACGTGCGTCGCTCAGACGTACGAAATCGTCGAGGATGACGATGGCCTAACGGTTCATTTCGACGGGAAGCTGCTCACCCGTTATTTGACCAAGAGCGGGACCAAGCCAATTCTGTACCCACTGCTGGGGCCAGACGGGCTTCCGTTAACTCGACGCTATCCAATCGAATCGCTGGGCGACCACGAGAAGAACGATCATATTCACCATCGCTCGGTTTGGTTCACGCACGGCAAAGTCAACGGAACCGACTTCTGGCTGGAGAGCGAGAAAGAGGGTGGCAAGATCATCCACGAGAAATTTGAGAAGGTCACCGACGGTGAAACTGCTCAGATCGTGGCGGTCAATCGCTGGGAAGATCCTGAAGGGAACGTTGTCTGTCGTGATCGTCGCTCGCTGACATTCGGTCAGGACGAAGGTCGCCAATACATCGACTACGATGTCACCGTCATGGCAGGGGATGAACCAGTTACCTTCGGCGACACCAAAGAAGGGACTTTCGGAATGCGTCTTGCGGGAACGATGAAGGTCGATGCCAAGATGGGGGGAACGATCGTCAACGACAAGGGCGTTAAAAACAAGGACGCGTGGGGCAAAGCCTCGGCCTGGGTCGACTACTACGGCCCCGTGAAGGATAAGACGGTCGGCGTTGCCATCTTGAATCACCCATCGAGCTACGGTTACCCAACCTACTGGCACGTTCGTACGTACGGTCTCTTCGCCGCGAATCCGTTCGGTGTGCATGATTTCGTGGGCAAGGACAAGCCGGCTGGCGATCACACGATCGAGCCAGGCAAGGAGATGAACCTACGCTATCGCGTTCTCATTCATGAAGGCACCACAGAAGATGCGGACATCCCAGCAGCTTTCGCTCGCTACGAAAAAGTGAAAAAGTAG